The Streptomyces uncialis genomic interval GACCTGGACGTCCTGTGCCAGGGCGAACTCCTCTGCATGCGCGGCACCTTCCCCGAGCCCGAGGATCTGGCGGACAGCCTGGAGGCGGACCTGGCGATGCTCGCCCGCGGCGTCACGATCCGGCTGCTCGTCTCGGCCGGTGCCGCGCGCAGGCCCGGTGCCTCCCGCTTCCTGACCGCGCTGTCCGACCACGGCGCGGAGATCCGGCTCGCCGCCGCCGTGCCCCTCCAGCTCAACATCGTCGACCGCCGGACGACCGTCCTCGCGCTGCACCTCGCCGAGGACGGGACCGGACCGCCCGAGGACATCCTGTTCCACAGCACCCGGCTCGCCCTGTGCTTCGCCCGGGTCTTCGAGCACCACTGGGACGTCTCGCTGCCCTACGGGAGGGAGACGGGCCGCGGCGAACCGGCCGAGGAGTGGACCCCGAGGGAGCGGGAGATACTGGCCCTCCTCGCCTCCGGCGCCAAGGACGAGGCGATCGCGCGCCGACTGGGCTGCTCGGAGCGCACCCTGCGCCGACTGCTCGCCGCCCTGGTCCGCAGACTCGGCGCCGAGAGCCGCTTCGCGGCGGGGGTGCGCGCGGCCCGGCTCGGCCTGCTGGACGGCTCCTGACACAGCCACGACGCGCCCGCTTCCCGTCCGCGTGACCGCGCCCGGCGACGATGATCACCAGTGCCGTCCCGATACGCGGAGCCCGACCTATGAGGCGAAGAGGCGTCGAACCTGTAGAAATGCGACATGGCAGTGTCAAGGGGCTCGTCCACTCCGCAGGAGCACACCCATGACTCCGGTGCCGCTCGTGACCAAGGCCCGCGCGGACGCTCGGTCCTCGGGGTGCGCAGCGTCGTCGGTCAGATGTTCGTCCTGCAACTCGTCGTCGTGGTGCTGCTGGCCGCCGGAGCCGTCGCACTGCTGCTGCTCCTCGCCCAGCGGGAGAGCGAGCAGGAGGCCGCCAGCCGCTCGCTCGCCGTCGCCCAGGGCTTCGCCAACTCCCCGGGTGTCGCTCCCGCCCTTGAGTCGTCCGATCCCACGGCCCTGCTCCAGCCCGGCGCCGAAGCCGCCCGGAAGGGCTCGGACGTGGACTTCGTGGTCGTCGTGGGACGCGACGGCCTGCGCTACACCCATCCCCTTCCGGACCGTATCGGCAAGCCCAGCTCCCGGGACATCACCCCGCTCCTCGCCGGACACACGGTCGTCGAGGAGCGGGTGGGCACGCTCGGGCCGCAGATCCGGGCCTACGTCCCCGTCAGGAACCGCGGCGGGACCGTGGTCGGTGCCGTCGGTGCGGGCGTCACCATCGCCGAGGTCAGCAGCGCCGCCGCCGACCAGTTGCCGCTGGTCATCGGCGGCGTCGTCGGTGCGGTGGCCGTCTCCACGGCCGGCGCGGCCCTGCTCAGCAGACGGCTGCTGCGCCAGACACACGGACTCGGCCCGGCCGAGATCACCCGTCTGTACGACCACCACGACGCCGTGCTCCACGCGGTCAAGGAAGGCGTGGTCATCGTCGACCGGGAGCGAAGGCTGGTCCTGGCCAACGACGAGGCCCAGCGGCTGCTCGAACTCCCGCCGGGCTCCGAAGGCCGGAAGGTGACGGACCTCGGTCTCTCCGGCGGCGTCGCCGAACTCCTGTCGTCGGGCCGGGCCGTCGCCGACGAGATGCACGAGGCGGGCGGACGGCTGCTGGCGGTCAACCAGCGCCCCACCTCGCGCCACGGCCCGGACGGCAGCGTCGCCACCCTGCGCGACTCCACCGAACTGCTCGCCCTCTCCAGCAGCGCCGACGCGGCACGGCGCCGGCTGGGGGTGCTCTACGACGCCTCCGTACATGTCGGAACCACCCTGGAA includes:
- a CDS encoding helix-turn-helix transcriptional regulator, translated to MAVDESPTNAAAAHGSAPASSGSAPDGAAPGGTGADAGDGPGTAGGRAARRERNRGGDALDVLPGDILDWLTARRLVDRDRRHANSPERVLHELVAEQRRQLGQFHRGLDAVQGLLRLVADPQTSGRMTVEAEYFTDRARLRQRLYDLDVLCQGELLCMRGTFPEPEDLADSLEADLAMLARGVTIRLLVSAGAARRPGASRFLTALSDHGAEIRLAAAVPLQLNIVDRRTTVLALHLAEDGTGPPEDILFHSTRLALCFARVFEHHWDVSLPYGRETGRGEPAEEWTPREREILALLASGAKDEAIARRLGCSERTLRRLLAALVRRLGAESRFAAGVRAARLGLLDGS